The segment GGCGATCTGCTTGCCGGCGTCGTCCCACAGCTTGGCGGTTCCGTTGTCGCTGACCGAGGCGATGCGTTTACCGTCGGCACGAACGTCGATCGCGAGAACCGGCGCTCCATGCGTCAGCGTGACGGTCGCTTTTTGCGTGGCCAGATCCCAGCGGCGAACCGTTCCGTCGAGGCTTCCGGAGTAAACCTGCGAAGGTTGTCCAGGGACCGCGACCAGCGAGGTGATCGCGTTGTCGTGAGCCGGAATCGTATGGATCGGCTCGGCCGGCTTCTCGGCGGTTGGCGCTTCTGCCGGAATCGTCCAGACGCGTAGCGTTTTGTCGGCGCCGCCGGCGACGAGTTGTTGCTCTTCCGGTTTGGCGGCCGGCAGCAGCGTCAGCGCATCGATCGGCGCGGGGGAAGTCAGGGTCATGGCCTGGGCGCCATCGCCGCTGTTCCAGACGCGGATTGTTCCATCTTGCGAAGCGGAGACGACTCGTTTGCCGTCGGCGGTAAACTCTACGGCGGTGACGCGAGCGGTGTGTCCGGTCAGTTTGGCGGCGGCTTGAGCGTTATCGGCGTTGTAAAGTTGGATCTCGTTGTTGGCGGCGGCGATCGCCAGTTGTTTGCTGTCGCTGCTGACGGCGATCGCGGTCGTGGCGGCGGAGGTGGTCAGCGTCGACAAACGCGCTTCCCGCGGCTTTTCCCACAGCTTCACTTCGCGGAAACCGCCCGAGGCGAGCAAGCGGCCGTCGCGGCTCCAGGCCAGCGCCTTCACCAGGTCCTGATGGGCGGCCGCCGGATTGAGCGACGTGTCTTGCAGCTGCGCGACCATCTTGCCGGTGGCGATGTCGTAGACGAAAAGCTGGTTGGCCCGCGTCACGGCGGCTTGCTGGCCGTCAGGGCTGACGACCAGCGCGTAGATCGGATTGAGGACGCCGGGGAGCGATTCCCATTTCAGCGGCGGCGCCGTGACGGTCGACGGTCCTCCTTTGGCTCCTTGATCAATCCAGAGACGGAGGAGTCCGAGCTGTTCGGAGGTGAGTTGCGGCGCGTTGACGTCGTTCTCCGGCGGCGGCATGAACGACTCTTCCTGATGCGCGGCGAGCTTCAGCAGCAGACTATCAAGTCCCTTGCCGGCGACGATCGCGGGACCGGAGTCGCCGCCGAGCAGCATTTGCTGCGGCGTCTCGAGGGCGAGTTCTCCCTGCTTTTCGCTCTCGCTGTGACAGGCGAGACAGCTCTGCCGCAAGATCGGCAGCACTTCCTGCTCGAACGAAACGGGAGCGTCTCGTTTGACGTCGGCGATCGTAATCGCCTGAGCGTACAGGGCCGAAGTGGAAAGGAGCACGACAAGCGAACAGAGCGCGATGCGTCGCATATTTCGATCCTGGCGGTCGGAAGAAGCAAGCGCCCAGAAGGGACTGGCTCATCCCGGGAAGGTTGGTAGGAAGGAGGGCTGGGGAGGCGGGGCACGCCGTAAATTATATAAAAACGGCGCCCTTGAATTCTAACACATCGCCTTCGCACTCCAAAGCAACCTTTTCGTGCATTCCGCCAGATCGGTCCGCTGTTTGCGCTCGCTAGGCGGTTGTTGCCGCGGCGTCTGGTTTTTCATCCCCCTTCAGGTTTTGGCGGACGATGGTCAGCAGTTGATCGAGCAACGTGACTTGCTCTGGGGTCATGCCGCGCGTGATGCGAGCACGCATCGCTCGGCTGGTGTCGACCACTTGTTCCCACATCGGCATCACTTCGGTGCGGGGAGCGATCCGGCGGATGCGACGGTCCTTCGGGCATGGCTGCCGCTGGATCAAACCGTCTCGTTCCATCCGATCGAGGATCGCAACCAGACTCGGCGGTTCGACCCCCATCCGATCGGCGAGCTCTACCTGGGAGAGATTCCCTTCGAGGGCCAAAGAGCCGAGAACTTGCGCCTGGCGAAACGTGATGCCGCGCGGCGCCAGGGCGGCGTTCATCTCACGCTGAATCAGGTGGGCCGTACTGCAGACCCAATGGCTGATGCTGTTGTGAAAGTCGTATTCAAGCACAGGCGAAGATCACAAAGATGGCAGGCGAATGATTTGCTCATGAAGCATCTTAAGGGGAGGCGGCGTTTTGAGAAAGCAGTTTTTGATGTAGCCCGGCAGAAACGGCCGGCTTTCGCCGTTTGGCGGAACGCAAGTAGCGAAATGGCCGAAGCTTACGAGACTAGCTGCGGATAGTCGCGATCTGCGCGAGAATCATGCGTTCGCGCCGGAAGAGCAA is part of the Blastopirellula sediminis genome and harbors:
- a CDS encoding MarR family winged helix-turn-helix transcriptional regulator — encoded protein: MLEYDFHNSISHWVCSTAHLIQREMNAALAPRGITFRQAQVLGSLALEGNLSQVELADRMGVEPPSLVAILDRMERDGLIQRQPCPKDRRIRRIAPRTEVMPMWEQVVDTSRAMRARITRGMTPEQVTLLDQLLTIVRQNLKGDEKPDAAATTA